TTGTCAAGATAATAAAAACGACAAACTAAGAATTGCAGCggaaatgaataaataaaatatgtTCAACACAATcggttttgaattggttcggcctacACTCTataggcctacgtccaatctacttctcATTAATAATTTGATAACGTAATTAACTCTAATTACAATTATTCTATTACAACGAGATTCCCCACAATCTACTCCGATCGTGCTACTCAAGAAACTACTCCGTTTCTTTAAGCTCTATCTAGTTCTCAAATAGTTATAGGATCAAATATCTCTAAGTTGTTCACTTAAGAACGGGAGAGATCAATTTTCGATCAACTAAGAGAAAGAAGATATTGAGCTATGTCATACTAGAAGAATAAACCATTTTGAGACttataagaaataagaaaaatttGCAACTAAAAGGTTTTAGACACTTGAAAATATTAAGAGCTTTTGCAAATGTTTTCTATCTCTTTCTCAGATTTTAGCAATGTGTAGTGTATTTTTCTCAAGGAGTGAAGCACTCCTTTTATAGAGAAAAAGGAGGAGTCTTTTAATATAAAAAATCAAGTTTGAAAGTCAATCCAAAGACAAGTAATATGTGACAAAAGATTTCAGTTTGAGTTTTCTTACTTGCAGGTTAATCTGAAAAACAAGCTTTTGAAAAGTAAAATTTCTTTTCCTTGCCAAGAGTCACACATGTGACTTGCACAAGAAAGGAAGGTTTTGAAAGTGCTTTCAAAAGATCAATCCTAAAGCATTTAACCAATTTGGGCAAAGTTTACAAGTTACCAACTAAACCAATTACTCAGAATAGTTGGTTAGGATTCCTTACAAACTTGTTCAACAATTTAAAAGACATCTATGAAAAGCATGGTTTATCCATCTAGAACAGCAACAGTGGGCGATACTGTTGCCTTGGCATAGCAAACTCAATATTTTCTATCTCAATTCTAATGACCCAAATTAAATACAAGGCGGTCTTCATCCAACGCTTCAATCGTCTTGAATCAACAAATCGGCAATTCCTATTAAGTAAACTTAAGAGAAAACATTAGTAACATTTGTTTTGTCATCATCAACACAATAAGCTCAACAAAAGTTGTTTACGCGGTAATTGGAGTATAACTAAAAAATctatatacggagtataacaAATATGTCATATTGACAAACACCCTTTTAATAAAGACAAATTTCATCAAGATATTTACATATCCGTCACAAAGTTtcaagacggataccattttacctcacaatatacccactttttctctctctgcaacactattcatgtggtcccctttctccactaacccattttgttaccattttatctcacaaaatatccgtcacaaatggtaacccgtcacaagggagaccaattgttaataaagttatttttttttctttttagatAATGCGTAAAAATCATAAagtattttatttttaatatttataaaaattgcttttgaccaaaaaaaaaaaattataatagttGCTATTTTTTAATGGACTATAATAATCGATTATGATGTACATAACATTGACAGTTGTAACTAAATCTCTCTATATTTTCTTAAAACGGCCTAGTAGTAAATGTGATCATCTTAATTCCGAATTGACACCATCCCTTCTCCGTGTATTTCGTTTCCTCCGCTGTTTATCTCAGTCTCCTATTTATAATCTATCTCTAATATCTATAAATTTAATCACATGCATAATACATTCTAAACTAAAACTCCTTTGTTTTTCTTCTGTATCTAACAACATCTAAAATTCTAAAAATTgtatatattaaataaaaattCAATCAAAAACAAAACAACTCAAGGGCTGagttgttttgttttggttgattAAATTTTCATGAATTTTTGTTGTTAGATTAACAGAAGAAAACCCACATTGTTCATATAAAAAAGATTCAGTCTTTTTCATTAATTCTCGAAAAAGACACGATTTTTCCTGCAAAAAATGGCAgaaaaaaagaaatatataacAGCAGAAGAATTAAAAACCCATAATAAATCAGGAGATTTATGGATTTCAATTCAGGGTAAAGTATATGATGTATCAAATTGGATGAAACAACACCCAGGTGGTGATGTTCCATTATTAGCACTTGCAGGTCAAGATGTTACAGATGCATTCATAGCTTATCATCCCGGTACGACATGGAAATCGCTGGACCAATTTTTTAACGGGTATTATTTGAAAGATTTTCAAGTTACAGAAGTTTCAAAAGATTATAGAAAACTCGTTAATGAATTCGCTAAGATGGGATTATTTGATAAGAAAGGACATGGTGTGATATACAATTTTATGTCAATTGTTATAATGTTGGGAATGTGTGTGTATGGTGTTGTTTATTGTGATAGTATCGTGGCTCATCTTGGTTCCGCTGCACTTTTGGGTATGGTTTGGATACAAAGTGCTTATCTTGGACATGATTCTGGTCATTATCAGATGATGTCGAGTGCCGGGTATAATAAGCTTGCTCAGTTTATTACTGGGAATTGTTTGACTGGTATTAGTATTGCTTGGTGGAAATGGACTCATAATGCTCATCACATTGCTTGTAATAGTTTGGATCATGATCCGGATCTGCAACATATTCCTGTTTTTGCTGTTTCCGCGAAGTTTTTCAATAATATGACTTCAGTTTTCTATGGAAGGAAGATGGAGTTTGATGCGCTTTCGAGGTTTTTGATCAGTTATCAGCATTTCACATTTTATCCTGTCATGGTTGTGGGTAGGATCAATTTGTATATCCAAACCTTTCTTCTGTTGTTAAACCCGAAAAGGAATGTACCCAATAGGACTCTTAACATCTTGGGCAttatcgtcttttggacttgGTTTCCTCTCCTGGTTTCGTACCTGCCGAATAATAAAGAGAGGGCCTTGTTTGTTCTTACTGCCTTCGTGGTGACCGCTTTCCAACATATCCAATTTTGCTTGAACCATTTCTCCGCGAATGTGTATGTGGGTCATCCACAGGGTAATGACTGGTTTGAGAAACAAACCAATGGCTCGATCGACATTACATGTGCAACCTGGATGGACTGGTTATTTGGCGGGTTACAGTTTCAGCTGGAACACCATCTCTTCCCTCGTTTACCTCGTTGTCATCTGAGGAAGGTTTCCCCGGTGGTTCAAGACTATTGCAAGAAGCACAATCTGCCATATAGGAGTCTTACTTTCTGGGAGGCCAATGCTTCGACACTGAAGACTCTTCGAGATGCTGCTATCCAAGCTCGGACCCTGGCAAATCCCATGTCGAAGAATCTCCTATGGGAAGCTTTCAACACCCATGGTTGAATACTTGAATCCATCgggtttttgtttgattttgtgtCGTAGGTTTGTGTCGATAATTTTATCATTTGGTATGATTGTTTATCTGGCCTTTAGAAAATTCAAATACTAGAAGATATATGCTCATGTATTTATGGAATCGGCTTCTTAAATAGATGTAACCAGATACCTTATAACAGTTTTAAGTAACAAGATTCATCATGCTTTGCATATGTTAGTTTCATTGACCTGCTTCTCCATCTCCATTGTTAACTGCCAAACTGTTCATTCCTTTCCGACTTATTATTGATTTATGAGTCAGGTGTAGCTCGTTGCTCGTGGCTTCGAATCAGGAGCTATATACGAAGTCTAAACCAAGTTTGAGTATATTATGCCACCTTCTGTGACTCTAATTGAGGAGCAGTAAGATTGCGATTCATGTCGAGGCATAATAAGGCTGAATCTTTTATCAATAACAGGAACTTGCAGCTTCATCCATAATACCAGAAAGGGTCCTCAGTCCTCACAAAATTGATCTCGAAAACTACCTAATAATCAAAAGTTGAGTCTTGGAAAACTCTACATGACCCCATTTTCGAAAGAAAACATTCAATAAAAGAAAAACCATGTGTTATATcatatttttgttcttttttcttAAACCTCACATTTTCTATGCGTAAAGTGAAAAGGTAGAATCTAAGGTGGATTTGACTGATAATGTACTAGTTTGTTATTTAGGTGGTTGTAGTAAAATGTGTTAATAGTGGTTGCTCTTTAACTGAAATATCTATCAAGATTATCTAAAATATAGCAATAATAAAGTTGTATTTATCGAGAGTGTTTAAAAAAGGTTTTGTTTTTTTCACATCtagattttactctttcacatatatCTTTTACAATTTTACCTTTGTCACATATTTTTCATTCTCTCACTCAATTGATTTTTTTTCCCTTTCCCCGCTTCTCTTCACCACCAACACCACATCCGTTCACCAACGTCAACCTgtgcaatttttatttatttcttgtcCTATTTACGTATATCATTGATGATCTTGAATCCAAATAATTACTTAGGGGTTAGACGGTGTATGGCACTGTCATTCTTGAGAAAAACATGTGCAGAAGAGTTTTAATCGAAGTAATTTATGTTGCTCTATATACTACGCATACTATTCTTTtattcataaaatttgttgtgcGTATTAATTCTTGATGAACCTTGTATAGATGAGCACTAAGACCGATTCTCCAATTCATTAATGGAGTAGTGATTATTTCACAGCAACATTGCCCCTCCTTAAATCAATATCCCAATTGAAAATTATTTTTGATAAACAAAAATGATTAAATCAAATCCACTGAAAATTAAAGTCATTTGTTGATAAAACGAATTAATTACTTGTTTGATATAAGAATTAAAATacataattgaagaatttggGAGGTACttgattaggttttaggagaaaTAGAAATTTAGGTTATTTAATTGGGAAGGGTAATATTTGAAAACATTATGAAAAAAATATATGCGAAAAAAAGTAAAagtcgtatgtgaaagagtaattcCGTTAAAAGGGGTaggacaataataataaaaatacaacaaTAACTCCTCGAAAATTTCAAAGCATAACAAAAGCAGacaaattcgaaaaaaaaaaacaataagctATTACGATGTACAATCATAAGTATATTTTAGACAATAAGCTGTTACGGTGTACAATCACAAGTAAAATGGTGTAAATAGACATGGTTAGGTTTTTTTATGGAGCCGTATTAAACCATATTTAAAATAGTATTAAAGTGCTGAAACGTAAATAGGATTTACAAATTCTCGAAAAACAACAGTGCGTTAATTTTAATTGTCAAATAGCATTATATACAATATGAATGTCATATAgttttttaaaataaatataatatataatactAAAAATCTTAAACAATAATGTTCCCTTCGACTAAATTTAAGCAAAATCACAATGTTTATATTAAGATGTGTGTCTCGACTATTCTATACAATGATCTATATAATATAGTCGGTTATAGGCAAAC
This sequence is a window from Silene latifolia isolate original U9 population chromosome 8, ASM4854445v1, whole genome shotgun sequence. Protein-coding genes within it:
- the LOC141596587 gene encoding delta(8)-fatty-acid desaturase 2-like encodes the protein MAEKKKYITAEELKTHNKSGDLWISIQGKVYDVSNWMKQHPGGDVPLLALAGQDVTDAFIAYHPGTTWKSLDQFFNGYYLKDFQVTEVSKDYRKLVNEFAKMGLFDKKGHGVIYNFMSIVIMLGMCVYGVVYCDSIVAHLGSAALLGMVWIQSAYLGHDSGHYQMMSSAGYNKLAQFITGNCLTGISIAWWKWTHNAHHIACNSLDHDPDLQHIPVFAVSAKFFNNMTSVFYGRKMEFDALSRFLISYQHFTFYPVMVVGRINLYIQTFLLLLNPKRNVPNRTLNILGIIVFWTWFPLLVSYLPNNKERALFVLTAFVVTAFQHIQFCLNHFSANVYVGHPQGNDWFEKQTNGSIDITCATWMDWLFGGLQFQLEHHLFPRLPRCHLRKVSPVVQDYCKKHNLPYRSLTFWEANASTLKTLRDAAIQARTLANPMSKNLLWEAFNTHG